One segment of Arvicanthis niloticus isolate mArvNil1 chromosome 5, mArvNil1.pat.X, whole genome shotgun sequence DNA contains the following:
- the Ldlrad2 gene encoding low-density lipoprotein receptor class A domain-containing protein 2 yields MAFLWQLPQRLLLLGTTALTVSALGTADLMDLCGQTWQGDALQLRSHSASRKFYFVTPDTDCMLWLRAAAPEDRMRFQFRFFLVYSLSSATRTRTTTATQATAATPTAKASSSDPCAPGSYLQFYDGPQEAPRVLGPPICGLTIPAPFMSSGPWLGLRLVTRGRQPRVDFLGEVTSFRLGPCGTYFRCRNSRCVPRSLLCDDWDMDNCGDGSDQDSRPPASCRGPSLVPKETWTMEDDGSKPLTLLAALGSTAERASPAGLAPITQEVLEGPWLWWVALVSSILLTCTGLLWCCCCLGWLAWHQSVHRLRLRCCAACNVCHLCPGRVAPGGLWLSWPTFQNQGGHR; encoded by the exons ATGGCTTTTCTTTGGCAGCTGCCCCAAAGGCTGCTCCTGCTAGGGACAACAGCCTTGACTGTGTCTGCCTTGGGGACAG CGGACCTGATGGACCTGTGCGGACAGACGTGGCAGGGGGACGCGCTGCAGCTGCGCTCACACTCGGCTTCGCGCAAGTTCTACTTCGTGACTCCGGACACTGACTGTATGCTGTGGCTGCGTGCTGCAGCCCCTGAAGACAGGATGCGCTTCCAATTCCGCTTCTTTCTGGTTTACAGCCTGTCCTCGGCCACCCGGACCAGGACCACCACAGCCACTCAGGCCACTGCGGCCACACCAACCGCCAAAGCATCCTCCAGCGACCCATGCGCGCCGGGCTCCTACCTGCAATTCTATGACGGCCCGCAGGAGGCGCCCCGGGTCCTGGGGCCCCCGATCTGTGGTCTGACCATTCCAGCCCCATTCATGTCCTCTGGGCCCTGGCTTGGCTTGCGCCTGGTCACCAGGGGCCGCCAACCCCGGGTGGACTTTTTGGGCGAGGTCACCTCCTTCCGCCTGG GGCCTTGCGGCACGTACTTCCGCTGTCGGAACAGCAGATGTGTGCCCCGGAGCCTTCTATGTGATGACTGGGACATGGACAACTGTGGTGACGGCAGTGACCAGGACTCCCGTCCCCCGGCCAGCTGCAGAG GTCCCTCTCTGGTACCCAAGGAGACCTGGACAATGGAAGATGACGGTTCCAAGCCTCTGACTCTCCTTGCGGCTCTTGGGTCCACAGCTGAGAGGGCCTCTCCAGCAGGGCTGGCGCCTATCACACAAGAAGTGCTGGAAG GTCCCTGGCTCTGGTGGGTGGCTCTGGTCTCCTCGATACTGCTGACCTGCACTGGCCTCCtctggtgctgctgctgcctggGTTGGCTGGCCTGGCACCAAAGTGTCCACAGGCTTCGCCTCAGATGCTGTGCAGCCTGCAATGTTTGTCACCTATGTCCTGGCAGGGTGGCTCCTGGGGGTCTGTGGCTGAGCTGGCCGACCTTCCAGAACCAGGGAGGTCATCGTTAG